From Rudanella lutea DSM 19387, a single genomic window includes:
- a CDS encoding Ig-like domain-containing protein, producing the protein MKQFFTCLLVGCLLLGARLAMAQQSTNTVDYQVTYNVATGRYIAWVIPNYATPNANNPSNDELGGTAQFTIKVPSSFSITNIQDLTGSWDKTPLRLGPGNPNQTYTTALDPNYNYFVIGKSPNEVNYGKFTAGTPVPLFSFTGNGCFGEITPLAPGDPFIAAADNDLSLNVANSFYSRSGQPAGGNQAPLEQFRTLFGPAAQCAVLQANPDSQTLTAGIPVSLSVLANDTRNGVPVVNTDVTVTVSTPPASGTATVNPDGTISYSPAAGYSGPVSFTYTLCAPTQTTICSTASVSLTVNAVLVASPDQATTNAGTPVAVAVLGNDTRNGGPASTTNVTVSVSTAPATGTATVNANGTITYTPATGFSGPVSFTYTICDIDQPLQCSSAAVSLTVNTVIVTSPDAVTTASGTPISVSVLANDTRNSLPALSTTVSVALASAPANGTAVVNANGTITYTPAIAFSGNEVFTYTVCDLLQPLQCSTNSVTVTVQPSRPAPQNDFNQTFLQVAVSGNVLTNDKEPAGLALTVTTTPVVAPTNGTLTLLANGNYTYTPATSFTGTDSFVYQVCNTAAQCATALVTIEVRNNAPNNNDAPIAQNDLIATTPNSPVVIAVRANDSDPDAQTLGLPILVSAPTNGNIVINPNGTITYTPVNSFTGVDSFVYQVCDTGLPILCDQATVTVLVRPNPANNQTLAYDDAYSTFTNTAFISNVLTNDQDLEGNNQTVTTTPVTSPTNGTLALSTTGSFTYTPAAGFSGTDSFVYQVCDTGTPSACATATVYLTVFPPNGAVDLAVGIGQPLTSLTATLSSSLPISVSNIGTGNFSGPVTVTLTMPAGVTIAPGFTTSNGFVCTVLGQLVSCVKSVSLATLTSETLTIPILPGLSTVGQPQTFTVATSVPAGDNTPANNVATVTTPAVIPAPIVRLSPKVYLQGALFGVTGSLMRDDLRVGGYIPASHPYTTLNPITPITSIAAGVTAVTGNDAIVDWVFVELRSEANPATIVDSRAALLQRDGDIVGVDGVSSVTFATALSGNYYVAVRHRNHLGVMSQSALPLSETATVVDFRNPNTPTFTYSGVTSYTEVTPNQAQVVVSQGVAMWAGNAFVDNAPTTPRNFVIYQGSNNDVNQLYQLVINAPNNGLVSPAFKLRGYFAGDINLDGQTIFQGTGNDVEFIYQNVIKNHPGNSFRLPFFTIREQLP; encoded by the coding sequence ATGAAGCAGTTTTTTACTTGTCTACTTGTAGGGTGCCTTCTGTTGGGGGCGCGCCTTGCCATGGCTCAGCAGTCGACCAATACGGTTGATTATCAGGTCACGTACAACGTCGCAACCGGGCGCTACATCGCCTGGGTGATTCCGAATTATGCTACTCCCAACGCCAACAACCCGAGCAATGATGAATTGGGTGGAACGGCGCAGTTTACCATTAAAGTACCGTCGTCGTTCTCCATTACCAACATTCAGGATTTGACCGGAAGTTGGGACAAGACGCCCCTGCGGCTGGGGCCGGGTAATCCGAACCAGACGTACACCACGGCCCTCGACCCGAACTACAATTACTTCGTGATTGGTAAGTCGCCAAACGAAGTCAATTACGGAAAGTTTACGGCTGGCACACCCGTTCCGCTGTTCTCGTTCACGGGCAACGGCTGTTTCGGTGAAATTACGCCCCTCGCGCCGGGTGATCCGTTTATCGCAGCTGCCGACAACGATTTGTCGTTGAACGTAGCCAACAGCTTCTACTCGCGGTCGGGCCAGCCTGCCGGGGGTAACCAGGCTCCGCTGGAGCAGTTCCGCACGTTGTTTGGCCCGGCGGCTCAGTGCGCCGTGTTGCAGGCCAACCCCGATAGCCAGACGCTCACGGCCGGTATTCCGGTAAGTCTGTCGGTACTGGCCAACGATACCCGCAACGGGGTGCCGGTTGTAAACACCGACGTGACCGTTACGGTAAGTACGCCCCCGGCTTCGGGTACGGCTACCGTGAACCCCGATGGTACCATCAGCTACAGCCCGGCTGCCGGTTACTCAGGCCCGGTATCGTTTACGTACACCCTTTGCGCACCAACCCAAACGACAATCTGCTCGACCGCGAGTGTTTCTCTGACGGTGAATGCGGTGCTTGTAGCTTCGCCTGACCAGGCCACGACGAATGCCGGCACACCGGTAGCGGTCGCCGTTCTGGGCAATGATACGCGCAACGGTGGCCCCGCCAGCACGACCAATGTAACGGTTTCGGTGAGCACGGCCCCGGCAACGGGTACGGCTACCGTGAATGCCAACGGAACGATCACGTACACGCCCGCAACCGGCTTCTCGGGACCGGTGTCGTTTACGTACACCATCTGCGATATTGACCAGCCGTTGCAGTGCTCGTCGGCCGCGGTTAGCCTAACGGTAAATACGGTCATTGTGACGAGTCCTGATGCGGTAACTACCGCTTCGGGTACCCCAATCAGCGTATCGGTATTGGCCAACGATACCCGCAACAGCCTGCCTGCTTTATCTACGACCGTGAGTGTGGCATTAGCCAGTGCGCCAGCCAATGGTACCGCGGTGGTGAATGCCAACGGAACGATCACCTACACGCCTGCTATTGCTTTCTCGGGCAACGAGGTGTTTACGTACACAGTTTGTGATCTGCTCCAGCCGTTACAGTGCTCAACTAACTCGGTGACCGTGACAGTACAACCGAGCCGCCCCGCGCCCCAGAACGACTTCAACCAGACGTTCCTGCAAGTGGCCGTGTCGGGTAATGTGCTGACCAACGACAAAGAACCGGCTGGTTTGGCACTCACCGTCACGACGACGCCGGTGGTAGCTCCGACCAACGGTACGCTGACCCTGCTCGCCAACGGAAACTATACCTACACGCCCGCAACGAGCTTTACCGGTACAGATAGCTTTGTGTATCAGGTGTGCAACACGGCCGCTCAGTGTGCAACGGCGCTCGTAACGATTGAGGTGCGCAACAACGCCCCCAACAACAACGATGCCCCGATTGCCCAGAACGACCTGATTGCTACCACGCCCAACAGCCCGGTGGTGATTGCGGTGCGAGCCAACGATAGCGACCCCGATGCCCAGACGCTCGGCCTGCCGATTCTGGTAAGCGCCCCTACGAATGGCAACATCGTGATCAACCCGAACGGAACCATTACCTACACGCCGGTCAATAGCTTCACGGGTGTCGATTCGTTTGTGTATCAGGTATGCGACACGGGTTTGCCGATTCTGTGCGATCAGGCTACCGTAACGGTGCTGGTGCGGCCCAATCCGGCCAACAATCAGACTCTGGCCTACGACGATGCATACAGCACGTTTACCAATACGGCGTTCATCAGCAATGTATTGACCAACGATCAGGATCTGGAAGGCAACAACCAGACCGTGACCACAACGCCGGTGACCAGCCCAACCAACGGGACACTCGCCCTTTCGACTACGGGTAGCTTCACCTACACACCGGCAGCTGGTTTCAGCGGCACTGATTCGTTCGTGTATCAGGTATGCGACACGGGCACCCCCTCGGCCTGCGCCACGGCAACGGTTTACCTGACGGTGTTCCCTCCCAACGGTGCGGTCGATCTGGCGGTGGGTATTGGTCAGCCACTGACCAGCCTGACCGCTACGCTGTCGAGCAGCCTGCCTATTTCGGTGAGCAATATTGGTACGGGTAACTTCAGCGGTCCGGTTACGGTGACGCTTACTATGCCCGCAGGAGTGACCATCGCCCCCGGCTTTACCACCTCCAACGGCTTCGTTTGCACGGTGTTGGGTCAGCTGGTGAGCTGTGTAAAGTCGGTATCACTGGCTACGCTCACGAGCGAAACCCTCACGATCCCGATTCTGCCCGGCCTGTCCACGGTAGGGCAGCCCCAAACGTTTACAGTGGCTACCAGCGTACCGGCAGGTGATAACACCCCGGCCAACAACGTAGCCACCGTGACCACCCCGGCCGTGATTCCGGCCCCCATTGTGCGGTTGTCGCCCAAGGTGTATCTGCAAGGGGCTCTGTTTGGGGTAACGGGCTCACTCATGCGCGACGACCTGCGGGTAGGTGGCTACATTCCGGCGTCGCATCCCTACACTACGCTCAACCCAATTACGCCGATTACGTCGATTGCCGCTGGTGTAACGGCTGTTACGGGTAACGACGCTATCGTTGACTGGGTGTTTGTGGAACTGCGTTCGGAAGCGAACCCGGCTACGATTGTCGACAGCCGCGCGGCTCTGCTCCAGCGCGACGGGGATATTGTAGGGGTCGACGGCGTGTCGTCGGTAACGTTTGCCACGGCTCTGTCGGGCAACTATTACGTAGCAGTGCGTCATCGGAACCACCTCGGTGTCATGAGCCAGTCGGCCCTGCCGCTGTCGGAGACTGCCACGGTGGTCGACTTCCGTAACCCGAACACGCCTACGTTTACGTACTCAGGTGTTACGAGCTACACCGAAGTGACGCCCAACCAGGCGCAGGTAGTGGTGAGCCAGGGAGTAGCCATGTGGGCCGGCAACGCGTTTGTCGACAATGCGCCGACTACACCTCGTAACTTCGTGATTTATCAGGGTTCCAACAACGACGTAAACCAACTGTATCAGCTGGTGATCAATGCACCGAACAACGGTCTGGTGAGTCCAGCCTTCAAACTGCGGGGTTATTTTGCCGGAGACATCAACCTCGATGGTCAGACGATCTTCCAGGGTACCGGCAACGACGTTGAGTTTATTTACCAGAATGTGATCAAGAACCACCCGGGCAACAGCTTCCGGTTGCCGTTCTTCACCATTCGCGAGCAGTTACCTTAA